The Fulvivirga ligni genome window below encodes:
- a CDS encoding GAF domain-containing protein, whose product MELKFRKLNIALISLYVAGMLFTAYVLFQLQDDLIYQSGVINISQLPAAQPVFFKLYIVAGITLLLGLGSLVIALSNSTQEVIYVEKKKNSQSANGASTDENGDDEHSLDLNAIKTLLAKETEESKLAKNLLHEVCKQMEAGLGAFYKAEEREDKRILSLKASYALALAESQTLQFEFGEGLVGQTALEKKTILIDDIPDGYIKIVSGLGASTPTHLLIVPIIYKDELHSVVEIASFTSLGKTEERMVNDAFRQFTQALEVLEKESKMTYQLKKPASDKSKGNNEA is encoded by the coding sequence ATGGAGTTAAAATTCAGAAAATTGAACATTGCTCTGATTAGCCTTTATGTAGCCGGCATGCTTTTTACGGCTTATGTTCTTTTTCAATTACAAGATGACCTCATCTATCAAAGTGGGGTAATCAATATATCTCAACTACCAGCTGCACAACCCGTATTTTTTAAATTATACATAGTGGCAGGCATCACCTTATTGCTTGGCCTTGGGAGTTTAGTTATTGCTTTATCAAATTCTACACAAGAGGTGATCTATGTAGAAAAAAAGAAGAATTCGCAATCTGCCAATGGTGCCAGCACTGATGAAAATGGTGATGATGAGCACTCATTAGACTTAAATGCTATAAAAACCTTACTTGCCAAGGAAACTGAAGAAAGTAAACTAGCTAAAAATCTTCTACATGAAGTTTGTAAGCAAATGGAAGCTGGGCTAGGAGCATTTTATAAGGCCGAAGAAAGAGAAGACAAAAGGATACTCTCTCTAAAAGCTTCTTACGCTTTAGCACTCGCAGAATCTCAAACCCTTCAATTTGAATTTGGCGAAGGTTTGGTTGGTCAAACTGCTCTTGAAAAGAAAACGATTTTAATAGACGATATTCCTGATGGTTATATAAAAATTGTGTCTGGGTTAGGTGCCTCTACTCCTACTCATTTATTAATTGTTCCAATCATTTACAAAGATGAGCTTCATAGCGTAGTGGAGATAGCTTCATTTACCTCACTAGGCAAAACTGAAGAAAGAATGGTTAACGACGCATTCAGACAATTTACGCAGGCACTGGAAGTATTGGAGAAAGAATCCAAAATGACCTACCAGCTTAAAAAGCCAGCATCAGATAAATCAAAAGGAAATAACGAGGCATAA
- a CDS encoding PAS domain-containing protein: MNLDLKNLSIGKQILFLCFAFFLLALTNFFLIDHYQKNLLEDTERINALRKLQTLTEEFQRESSAYINGEAAKLRLESTRSEINGIVNKIGNNPDSEISIVTDSTNLSEFSSEELESEIYALWQSTSLHIEDLLYEPLKIDSLVEETRQVPLNDSLNTYTTETSQKVLVLNNAKVIRANNHIQEDILKINKLSHALSTKQIEAKKEDHSYLTFILFVFLLLFTAAIIFVYTFIKKQVVEPLDKLSKSTEDVSNGKLDITSIDQAPLEIIKITNAVNKIVTNLKSATSFVKSIEEGQLNAQLESISEENVGDESLEKALLLMREQMKKVEIADQERKWTTEGLAKFVDILRSTDDSVSKLGDIIISNLVKYTHSNQGGIYIIDEEDSQNIKLELVSLFAFDSKKYDTKSYRIGEGLVGQTYQEKETIYLLEVPDEYVSITSGLGNANPKSLLLVPLKINNEIYGVIELASFTEYKQYEIEFVEKLGESIASTIAGVKNNQRTKHLLEESQELAEQMQGQEEEMRQNMEELQATQEQLQRQMNDNNKMQEDLIKEKALLDALMNSLPDYIYFKDLESKFIRISKSMEKLFPFSVDEMIGKSDFDFHAHEAASKFFNEEQEIIKSGQGFVNNLVHELVANGTDQWVLTTKLPFFDKAGNCMGTFGTSKDITDVKNDLVGEGEGNIDEVEAMLRQHLEELQITQEQLDKKLQTAETSLKAFEEIANIIIIDNEEKISYINANALNFLEVEKSELIHKETDTLIDKTVLTQTEWNTFVTKEVSFKTNHATKQVNIYADQSNHHIHIIWF; this comes from the coding sequence ATGAACCTTGATCTGAAAAATTTATCAATAGGCAAGCAAATACTTTTTCTATGCTTTGCTTTTTTTCTATTGGCACTCACTAACTTTTTTTTAATAGATCACTACCAAAAGAATCTATTAGAAGATACGGAGAGGATTAATGCGCTTAGAAAACTGCAAACTCTCACAGAGGAATTTCAAAGAGAAAGCAGTGCTTATATAAATGGTGAAGCTGCTAAACTTAGATTAGAATCAACCAGATCGGAGATCAATGGCATTGTTAATAAAATAGGAAACAATCCTGATTCTGAGATTTCCATTGTTACTGACAGCACTAACCTCAGTGAATTTAGCAGCGAGGAGCTTGAAAGTGAAATTTATGCGTTATGGCAAAGCACATCACTTCACATAGAGGACCTGCTTTATGAGCCTTTAAAAATCGATTCACTAGTAGAAGAAACTCGTCAGGTTCCTTTAAATGATTCGCTCAACACATACACCACAGAAACCTCACAAAAGGTTTTAGTTTTGAATAATGCCAAAGTAATAAGAGCAAACAACCACATTCAGGAAGATATTTTAAAAATAAACAAGCTCAGTCATGCTTTAAGCACCAAACAGATAGAGGCTAAAAAAGAAGATCATTCTTATCTCACTTTCATCTTATTTGTGTTCCTACTGCTATTTACGGCAGCAATTATTTTCGTTTACACTTTCATTAAAAAACAGGTAGTAGAACCTTTAGATAAACTCAGTAAGTCTACAGAAGATGTAAGTAACGGCAAACTTGATATCACGTCTATTGACCAGGCTCCTCTGGAGATAATTAAAATAACTAATGCCGTTAATAAGATTGTAACGAACCTAAAAAGTGCAACAAGCTTTGTTAAAAGCATAGAAGAGGGTCAGTTAAACGCTCAGCTAGAAAGCATCAGTGAAGAAAACGTAGGAGACGAAAGCCTTGAAAAAGCTCTTTTACTGATGAGAGAGCAAATGAAAAAGGTTGAAATAGCTGATCAGGAAAGAAAATGGACTACAGAAGGGCTTGCCAAATTCGTAGACATCTTAAGATCTACTGATGACAGTGTTTCCAAACTTGGTGATATAATTATATCTAACCTCGTAAAATACACTCACTCTAACCAAGGTGGCATCTACATTATAGATGAAGAAGACTCTCAGAATATAAAGTTAGAGCTTGTTTCGCTTTTTGCTTTTGACAGCAAAAAATATGACACCAAGTCCTACAGAATAGGTGAAGGATTGGTTGGTCAAACTTACCAGGAAAAAGAAACCATTTATTTACTGGAAGTGCCAGATGAATATGTTAGCATAACTTCCGGCCTAGGCAACGCCAATCCAAAGTCGCTATTATTGGTACCATTGAAAATCAATAATGAGATCTATGGAGTCATTGAATTGGCCTCCTTCACCGAGTACAAGCAATATGAAATAGAGTTTGTAGAAAAGCTGGGAGAGAGTATAGCCAGCACCATAGCCGGCGTTAAAAACAACCAACGTACCAAACACCTCTTAGAAGAATCTCAAGAGCTAGCCGAGCAAATGCAAGGCCAGGAAGAGGAGATGAGACAAAATATGGAAGAGCTGCAAGCCACTCAAGAGCAGCTACAGAGGCAGATGAATGATAACAACAAGATGCAGGAAGATCTCATTAAGGAGAAAGCACTCTTGGACGCATTAATGAATAGTCTTCCTGACTATATCTACTTTAAAGACCTGGAAAGCAAGTTTATTAGAATAAGTAAATCCATGGAAAAGCTCTTCCCTTTCAGCGTAGATGAAATGATTGGCAAGTCAGATTTTGACTTCCATGCGCATGAAGCGGCAAGTAAGTTTTTCAACGAAGAACAAGAAATCATTAAAAGTGGTCAAGGTTTTGTAAATAACCTTGTTCATGAGTTAGTGGCCAACGGCACTGACCAGTGGGTTCTCACCACAAAACTTCCTTTCTTTGACAAAGCAGGTAACTGTATGGGTACGTTCGGTACTTCTAAAGATATTACAGATGTTAAAAATGATCTTGTTGGCGAAGGAGAAGGCAACATAGATGAAGTAGAAGCAATGCTTAGACAGCACCTTGAAGAGTTACAAATTACTCAGGAGCAGCTCGATAAGAAATTACAAACTGCAGAAACCTCACTAAAAGCCTTTGAAGAAATAGCTAATATTATTATTATAGATAACGAAGAAAAAATATCGTACATTAACGCAAATGCCCTTAATTTTTTAGAAGTAGAAAAAAGTGAATTAATTCATAAAGAGACAGATACCTTAATAGACAAAACCGTATTAACCCAAACTGAATGGAATACATTCGTGACAAAAGAAGTGAGCTTTAAGACTAACCATGCAACTAAACAAGTGAATATCTACGCTGATCAAAGCAATCATCATATTCACATTATTTGGTTTTAA
- a CDS encoding MarC family protein: MFNFKDIFSVTLILFSVIDILGSIPIVINLRKKEGDIHSGKATLISGILMIAFLFLGQSILKLFGLDVGSFAVAGAIIMFILAMEMILGITLFRDDSEGGAAGSIVPLAFPLIAGAGTLTTILSLRAVYETPNILTGIVFNLIFVYVVLKSTSWLEKKLGKSGFSILRRVFGIILLAIAVKIFKDHILI; encoded by the coding sequence ATGTTTAATTTCAAGGATATTTTTTCAGTAACTCTTATTCTATTCTCAGTAATAGATATTTTGGGTTCAATACCTATCGTTATCAATCTTCGGAAGAAAGAAGGTGACATCCATTCTGGTAAAGCCACGCTAATTTCCGGTATTTTAATGATCGCGTTTTTATTTTTAGGGCAGTCTATTCTAAAGCTTTTTGGATTAGACGTTGGTTCATTTGCCGTAGCTGGGGCTATTATCATGTTTATTCTGGCTATGGAAATGATATTAGGTATCACCTTGTTTAGAGATGATTCTGAAGGTGGGGCGGCTGGTTCTATAGTACCTTTAGCATTCCCTCTGATAGCAGGAGCAGGAACGCTCACCACTATTTTATCATTAAGGGCTGTATATGAAACCCCTAATATTTTAACCGGGATAGTCTTTAATCTTATATTTGTCTATGTTGTCTTAAAATCGACTTCCTGGCTGGAGAAAAAGCTGGGTAAATCAGGCTTTAGCATCTTAAGAAGGGTTTTCGGAATCATTCTTTTGGCTATAGCTGTTAAAATATTTAAAGACCATATACTTATTTAA
- a CDS encoding Spy/CpxP family protein refolding chaperone, which yields MNRNRLLIILVAILVVMNAGLLSFLWLNKPDYKRTRGDRERQKRVENYFSKKLDLSEEQERLFEQQRKKHFRETRALMKDIQADREEMITMLQNGADSLAIEQVLARINEKNNDVERLNFWHLRNLREICDDNQQKRFDKIMHRIGEPRPNQRVRSRP from the coding sequence ATGAATAGAAATAGATTATTAATTATACTGGTAGCCATATTGGTGGTGATGAATGCAGGATTGCTTTCATTCCTATGGCTGAATAAACCAGATTATAAACGCACCAGAGGAGATAGGGAGCGCCAGAAGCGGGTGGAGAATTATTTTAGTAAGAAATTAGACTTGTCAGAAGAACAAGAACGACTGTTTGAACAGCAAAGGAAAAAGCATTTTCGTGAAACCAGAGCTTTAATGAAAGATATTCAGGCAGACAGGGAAGAGATGATAACCATGCTTCAAAATGGTGCTGATTCATTGGCTATAGAACAGGTTTTGGCGCGGATAAATGAAAAAAATAATGATGTAGAACGCTTAAACTTCTGGCATTTAAGAAACTTAAGAGAAATATGTGATGATAATCAACAAAAGCGTTTTGATAAGATTATGCACAGAATAGGAGAGCCTCGACCCAATCAGAGAGTCAGGTCGAGACCTTAA
- the rnhA gene encoding ribonuclease HI, with translation MITIYTDGSSRGNPGPGGYGTVLLAKVNGKPYRKELAEGFRKTTNNRMELLAVIKGLEALKREGTPVTIYSDSKYVVDAVEKGWIWGWQKKGFKNKANPDLWQQFIPLYNKYKVTFKWVKGHAGIPENERCDQLAVEAAEGPNLQVDHGYENQ, from the coding sequence ATGATCACTATATATACAGACGGATCTTCCAGAGGCAATCCTGGTCCAGGTGGCTATGGCACGGTACTTTTAGCTAAAGTAAACGGAAAACCCTACCGCAAGGAACTGGCAGAAGGTTTTAGAAAAACCACCAACAATAGAATGGAGCTTTTGGCCGTAATAAAAGGGCTGGAAGCATTAAAAAGGGAAGGAACGCCTGTAACTATATATTCTGATTCAAAATATGTGGTAGATGCTGTGGAAAAAGGCTGGATATGGGGCTGGCAGAAAAAAGGGTTTAAAAATAAAGCAAACCCTGATTTGTGGCAGCAGTTTATCCCCTTATACAACAAATACAAGGTCACTTTCAAGTGGGTAAAAGGCCATGCTGGTATACCTGAAAATGAAAGATGCGATCAGTTAGCCGTTGAAGCAGCGGAGGGGCCCAACCTTCAAGTAGACCACGGCTACGAAAATCAATAA
- a CDS encoding RNA polymerase sigma factor, whose translation MKAIDQIDKHEADEETVRLLQSGNEAAFRQLVEAYQNKVYNLCLGFLKNETDAEDVAQEVFVEVYRSIHQFNNDSGLGTWIYRISVNKSLEFLRKSKRKKRFSWLTSIFGNEEVLESQTADFEHPGVSLENKERSKILMEHIDRLPKNQKVAFTLHKLEDLSYKEVSDIMQVSISSVESLMFRAKKNLKNTLKDYYKEL comes from the coding sequence TTGAAAGCAATAGATCAGATAGATAAGCATGAGGCAGATGAGGAGACGGTTCGTCTCCTCCAATCTGGCAATGAGGCGGCTTTTCGGCAGTTGGTTGAGGCTTATCAGAACAAAGTGTATAACCTTTGTTTGGGTTTTCTGAAAAACGAGACTGATGCAGAAGATGTGGCTCAGGAAGTCTTTGTGGAGGTCTATAGATCTATTCATCAATTTAACAACGACTCAGGTTTGGGTACCTGGATTTATCGCATATCCGTAAACAAATCCTTAGAGTTTCTTCGCAAGAGTAAAAGAAAAAAGCGGTTTAGCTGGCTAACGTCTATTTTTGGCAATGAAGAGGTCTTGGAAAGTCAAACGGCTGATTTTGAGCATCCTGGAGTTTCACTAGAAAATAAGGAAAGATCCAAAATTTTGATGGAACACATAGATAGGTTGCCCAAAAACCAGAAAGTGGCATTCACCCTGCATAAGTTAGAGGATTTGAGCTATAAAGAAGTAAGTGACATTATGCAGGTAAGTATTTCTTCTGTGGAGTCTCTTATGTTTAGGGCGAAGAAGAATTTGAAAAATACGCTTAAAGATTATTATAAAGAATTGTAG
- a CDS encoding CheR family methyltransferase, with protein sequence MKEIDIADLKKITELVKTRYNYDFTNYAMSSFKRRILRILELQNITVDILIKKLNEPQFLDDFLNEITVNVTEMFRDPPFWRVLRDDIIPAILLNHQKIRIWHAGCSSGEEVFSMAILLKEMGIHDQVSIIATDLDTTILERAKAGEYNIKNMELNEKNYIRYQGNSTLKDYFKEVGGRAVMDQSLVENVSFRKHDLVNGDVFNKFDLILCRNVMIYFNQTLQNDVLRKFHESLFKYGYLAIGSKESLIWCDIANKFIVVNNEEKVYKKIKD encoded by the coding sequence ATGAAGGAAATTGATATTGCAGATTTAAAGAAGATCACAGAGTTAGTGAAAACCAGATACAACTATGACTTCACTAACTATGCTATGTCTTCATTCAAGAGGAGAATACTTAGAATACTGGAGCTTCAAAATATCACAGTAGACATACTGATAAAAAAGCTGAATGAGCCACAATTCTTAGATGATTTTCTTAATGAAATCACGGTAAATGTTACCGAGATGTTCAGAGATCCTCCTTTCTGGAGAGTCCTTAGAGATGATATTATACCTGCTATTCTCTTAAACCATCAGAAAATCAGAATATGGCATGCGGGATGCTCCTCTGGCGAAGAGGTGTTTTCTATGGCCATATTGCTTAAAGAAATGGGCATCCATGATCAGGTATCTATCATAGCCACCGATTTGGACACCACGATATTGGAAAGAGCGAAAGCCGGAGAGTACAATATCAAGAACATGGAGTTAAACGAAAAAAACTACATTAGATATCAAGGTAACAGCACGCTTAAAGATTACTTTAAGGAAGTAGGAGGCAGGGCAGTGATGGACCAAAGCCTGGTAGAAAATGTATCTTTTAGAAAGCATGACCTTGTAAATGGAGATGTTTTCAACAAGTTTGACCTTATACTCTGCAGAAATGTGATGATCTATTTTAATCAGACATTGCAGAATGATGTTCTTCGCAAATTCCACGAAAGCTTATTTAAATACGGTTATTTGGCTATTGGTTCCAAAGAATCATTGATCTGGTGTGATATAGCTAATAAATTCATAGTGGTAAACAACGAAGAGAAGGTATATAAGAAAATTAAAGATTAA
- a CDS encoding chemotaxis protein CheB, which translates to MSRFDLNNRYKAVVIGGSAGSFQGIVKILSQLPADFPLPIIMCLHRLKHVRNGFVEALSIKSIMEVTEPFDKENIKRGKVYLAPANYHLSIELGNYFSLSTEEMINNSRPAIDITLGTAAYVYRNKLIGILLSGANKDGALGMKYIKEKGGLTIVQEPSECMIDTMPTAAMNVTTIDHVLKTDDIVNFFSELNKHYK; encoded by the coding sequence ATGAGTCGCTTTGATTTAAATAATAGGTATAAGGCCGTAGTGATAGGTGGTTCTGCAGGAAGCTTTCAGGGTATTGTGAAGATTTTATCACAGCTCCCGGCAGATTTTCCTCTACCAATAATCATGTGCTTACATAGGCTCAAGCATGTTAGGAATGGATTTGTGGAAGCACTTTCTATCAAGAGCATCATGGAGGTAACAGAACCCTTTGATAAGGAAAATATAAAGCGTGGAAAGGTTTACCTTGCACCAGCTAACTACCATCTATCCATAGAGTTAGGTAATTACTTTAGCCTATCTACTGAAGAGATGATAAATAATTCGAGACCAGCCATAGATATAACACTCGGCACAGCGGCATATGTATATAGAAACAAACTCATCGGCATTCTCCTTTCAGGGGCTAATAAAGATGGTGCTCTGGGCATGAAATATATCAAAGAAAAAGGCGGTCTCACCATAGTGCAGGAGCCATCAGAATGTATGATAGATACTATGCCTACTGCCGCTATGAATGTAACAACAATAGATCATGTACTTAAAACAGACGATATCGTTAATTTTTTTTCAGAGTTAAATAAACATTATAAATAA
- a CDS encoding Spy/CpxP family protein refolding chaperone, with protein MKNSKFKVMLVALFMVGSSLAVFAQDGDPRPERHERGKKEWSKKGNHQRGGFIPNLTEEQKTKMKDLRMAFQKETMPMKNDLNEKRAKLRTLTTVDSPDMKKVNKLIEDMGEVEVKLHKAKVAHQQEVRKQLTEEQRIAFDSHSGKRGRHHGRK; from the coding sequence ATGAAAAACTCAAAATTTAAAGTAATGCTAGTGGCCTTGTTTATGGTGGGAAGTAGTTTAGCAGTATTTGCTCAAGATGGTGATCCGAGGCCTGAAAGACACGAGAGAGGTAAGAAAGAATGGTCAAAGAAAGGGAATCATCAGAGGGGAGGATTCATTCCAAATCTTACAGAAGAACAAAAGACAAAGATGAAGGATTTACGTATGGCTTTTCAAAAGGAAACCATGCCTATGAAAAATGATCTTAATGAAAAGCGCGCTAAGTTAAGAACATTAACTACGGTAGATTCTCCGGACATGAAAAAGGTTAACAAGCTCATAGAAGATATGGGTGAGGTGGAAGTGAAACTTCATAAAGCTAAAGTGGCGCACCAGCAGGAGGTTAGAAAGCAGCTTACTGAGGAGCAACGTATAGCTTTTGATAGTCATTCAGGTAAGCGCGGAAGACACCACGGGAGAAAGTAA
- a CDS encoding DUF456 domain-containing protein, producing MDLIILIAAAILLIGGVVGSFLPVLPGPPLAFLGLLIMQLTDEYKFSGNFIWTWLAITAVVTVLDYVIPAYGTKRFGGSKYGAWGSMIGLVAGIFLLPIIGIIVGPMLGAFVGELIAGKTSSQSLRAAWGSFLGFLAGTFLKLTVCFIMIYYYLDQIF from the coding sequence ATGGATTTAATTATTCTTATAGCCGCTGCCATCCTTTTGATAGGAGGTGTGGTAGGCTCCTTCCTTCCTGTATTACCCGGCCCACCCCTGGCCTTTTTAGGGTTACTTATTATGCAACTTACTGATGAGTATAAATTCTCAGGTAATTTCATTTGGACCTGGTTAGCTATAACTGCGGTGGTTACCGTACTAGATTATGTGATACCAGCGTATGGCACAAAGCGGTTTGGTGGGAGTAAATATGGAGCCTGGGGTTCTATGATTGGGCTGGTGGCAGGAATTTTTCTTCTGCCAATCATCGGAATTATTGTAGGGCCTATGCTTGGTGCTTTTGTGGGGGAATTAATAGCTGGGAAAACATCATCCCAATCTTTAAGGGCTGCCTGGGGATCTTTTCTAGGTTTTTTAGCGGGTACTTTTTTAAAGTTAACGGTCTGTTTTATAATGATTTACTATTATCTGGATCAAATTTTTTAA
- a CDS encoding saccharopine dehydrogenase family protein codes for MKRILILGAGRSCTSLIDYLLEISQENQWIIRVGDYSEELAHEKCHGYENGQAFQFDINNAEQREREISAADIVVSMLPAKFHPVVAKVCLANSKHMVTASYVSDEMKALDAEAKEKGLIFLNECGLDPGIDHMSAMRVIDKIREAGHRLTAFESFTGGLLAPGTDEGNPWEYKFTWNPRNVILAGQGVVKFIQEGTYKYIPYQKLFRRTEQVHIPGYGYFEGYANRDSLKYLDVYGLRGINTIYRGTFRRPGFCRTWDIFVQLGATDDTYEMEGVKDMSHRAFINSFLYYNPNDSVELKLAHYLQLELDGPEMNRLKWLGIFDNTPVGLDAGTPAQILEHILKKKWTLNKEDKDMIVMWHKFEFLEGEQKKEIHSTFVAIGDDDVHTSMSKTVGLPIAIATKLILQGKINKPGVKIPIEKEIYNPILDELESLGFEMSEKEV; via the coding sequence ATGAAGCGAATTTTAATTTTAGGTGCGGGTAGATCCTGTACCTCTTTGATCGATTATCTGTTAGAAATTTCTCAGGAAAATCAGTGGATAATTAGAGTAGGAGATTATTCTGAGGAGCTGGCTCATGAGAAATGCCACGGATATGAAAATGGACAAGCTTTTCAATTTGATATAAATAATGCCGAACAGAGAGAGCGAGAAATAAGTGCAGCTGACATTGTGGTCTCTATGCTTCCTGCTAAGTTTCATCCGGTAGTGGCAAAAGTTTGTCTGGCCAACAGCAAGCATATGGTAACAGCCTCTTACGTTTCTGATGAGATGAAGGCTTTAGATGCTGAGGCTAAAGAAAAAGGACTAATTTTCTTGAATGAATGTGGTCTGGATCCTGGTATAGATCATATGTCTGCCATGAGAGTGATAGATAAAATAAGAGAGGCTGGACATAGATTGACGGCATTTGAATCTTTCACAGGGGGCTTATTAGCACCAGGTACTGATGAAGGAAATCCTTGGGAGTATAAGTTTACCTGGAATCCCAGGAATGTTATATTGGCCGGTCAGGGAGTAGTGAAGTTTATTCAAGAAGGCACTTACAAATACATTCCTTATCAAAAACTCTTTAGAAGAACAGAACAGGTGCATATACCCGGTTATGGTTACTTTGAAGGTTATGCCAACCGTGATTCTCTGAAATATCTGGATGTTTACGGTCTTAGGGGAATCAATACTATATACAGAGGAACTTTTAGACGCCCTGGGTTTTGTAGAACCTGGGATATTTTTGTGCAGCTAGGAGCTACAGATGATACTTATGAAATGGAAGGCGTGAAGGATATGTCTCACAGGGCTTTCATAAACTCATTTCTGTACTATAACCCTAATGATTCGGTGGAGTTGAAACTGGCACATTATCTTCAGTTGGAACTGGATGGCCCTGAGATGAACCGATTAAAATGGTTGGGAATATTTGATAACACACCTGTAGGTTTAGATGCAGGAACTCCGGCTCAAATACTAGAACATATTCTTAAGAAAAAATGGACTCTGAACAAGGAGGATAAGGATATGATAGTGATGTGGCACAAGTTCGAATTTTTAGAAGGTGAGCAAAAAAAGGAAATTCACAGCACCTTTGTAGCCATTGGGGATGATGATGTGCACACTTCCATGTCAAAGACTGTGGGTTTACCCATTGCGATAGCTACCAAGCTGATTTTACAAGGAAAGATAAATAAACCCGGTGTGAAGATTCCGATAGAAAAAGAGATTTATAATCCTATTCTTGATGAATTGGAGTCTCTTGGTTTTGAAATGTCTGAGAAGGAGGTTTAA
- the cdd gene encoding cytidine deaminase has protein sequence MAEELIGNTEYSTYSFSELEEEVKDLIKKAEQACDTSYSPYSNFQVGAAVLLENGEVVTGSNQENSSFPAGLCAERVALFFIGANYAGKKIKKVAVTAKRKGESEFVPVTPCGGCRQVLLETETRQESNINVIIQSSYNQWVITKSTKVLLPFCFNKHSL, from the coding sequence ATGGCAGAAGAATTAATTGGAAACACAGAATATTCAACATATTCTTTTTCCGAACTTGAAGAGGAAGTTAAGGATCTTATAAAGAAAGCAGAGCAGGCCTGTGATACGTCATATTCACCGTATTCAAATTTTCAGGTGGGAGCTGCAGTATTATTGGAAAATGGTGAAGTAGTCACCGGGTCTAATCAGGAAAACTCATCTTTCCCAGCGGGCTTATGTGCTGAACGTGTGGCTCTATTTTTTATAGGTGCAAATTATGCTGGTAAGAAAATAAAAAAAGTGGCTGTTACCGCTAAAAGAAAAGGTGAATCAGAGTTTGTACCTGTAACACCCTGTGGGGGCTGCAGACAGGTATTATTAGAGACTGAAACAAGGCAAGAATCTAATATAAATGTAATAATACAAAGTAGTTATAATCAGTGGGTTATCACAAAATCAACCAAAGTCCTATTACCTTTTTGCTTTAACAAACATTCATTGTAA